One window of Microcoleus vaginatus PCC 9802 genomic DNA carries:
- a CDS encoding GAF domain-containing protein: MINLAGYEITNQIHESNNSLVYRGLRKQDNQRVILKFLKQDYPMPASLVRYKQEYEITRNLNLESVPKTYSLERYQNSLVIIFEDSGGKSFNLWLASHKLTLEEFLATGIKITRALGDLHQHNIIHKDINPSNIIINSTTGLVQIIDFGISTVLNRENPTLKNPNVLEGTLSYISPEQTGRMNRAIDYRTDFYSLGVTFYELLTGQLPCDYNDAMELVHWHIAKQAVPPHEIKAEIEIPKAVSDIVMKLLEKTAEKRYQSAWGIIVDLEECLEQLQAKGTIVDFAIAQKDITDKFQIPQKLYGREREIETLLAAFQRVSKGPTEIMLVSGYSGIGKSALVQEVYKPITKANGYFIAGKFDQFQRNVPYAGVVKAFGSLVKQLLTESETQLTTWKEKLLAAFGDNGQIIIDVIPDVELIVGKQPPVQELGATEAQNRFNLVFQKFIRVFCCVEHPLVIFLDDLQWADSATLKLLQVMMADEETKYLFLLGAYRDNEVSPTHPLIMTLDGLQKQDVTINQITLTPLDIEHIANLIADTVRRDRGAVIPLAELVVGKTQGNPFFVNQFLRSLYEEKLLNFHFQQRSWDWKISEIEAVGITDNVVELMVGKLRKMPGSTQQILRLAACVGNSFDLNTLSIVNEKSTAETFKELVSAIQDGLILATSELGTTEEEIIQSHLIITTYKFLHDRVQQAAYALIEESSKKTVHLQIGRLLWQNTSTEKRTEDIFAIVDHLNLGIEGVADQSERTEIAKLNLIAGQKAKAATAHESALKYLQAGLGLLVEDSWTYQYKLTLALHEEAAETAFLSGDFEVMLRFVERVQNCAKTLLDTVKVYEVQIQAYVGQNRVLEAVNTALQVLKLLGVEFPQEPNPSDIGQAVGETATILNGKRIEDLIDLPQMSDPYKLAAMKLLSSIFAPAYIVAPALLPLTVCKQVDLSVQYGNASVSPFAYANYGFLLCGVLGDIDSGYQFGQLALSLVSKLNAQEIKAKTAFIVNLFIRHCKENLRETLEPLVSVYSSGLETGDLEYAGYGLMVYSYFAYFSGKELTVLEKEMGTYRDAAHKIKQKTALNYIETYWQTTLNLLGKSENPFLLKGEACDEDLKLPLYEQANDKVGVAYIYLNKILLCYWLENYSEAIENTARIEKYLDAMVGMPVVPVFHFYDSLVRFAVYYDTPQSEQEGILDRVKANQEKMQNWAHHAPMNYLHKFYLVEAERHRVLDEKIEAIEMYDKAIALAKENEYINEEALAHELAAKFYLSWGKETIAQVYMQNAHYSYQVWGAVAKVEHLEEKYPQLLTRTSAKTTTQTKANRKTTTTPTTTSTNLGETLDLATVMKASQAISGEIVLSKLLERLMKIAIENAGAQKGFLILEKAGNWAIEAEGSVNEDEISVLRSHPLNAEAASGETPKLASAIAHYVIRTQENVVLNNATQEGQFTRDPYIAATQPKSILCTPLLHSCKLTGILYLENNLTEGAFTTDRLELLKLLSAQIAISIENAQLYNNLQEFNQNLEQLVSDRTHELSNALDNLKATQSKLVEAEKMASLGGLVAGVAHEINTPIGVGVTVASALAEHTTEFASTYNSGKMKRSELEEFLEIATTSSNSLLTNLNQAAALIRSFKEVAVDRSSEERRTFGVRNYLDEILIQLKPKLRNSKHSIEIKGDTKIAIDSYPGALSQVVTNLLMNSLIHAYEPGATGKLAFDCQQEGNRVRFEYSDDGQGIPPENLSKIFEPFFTTKRGQGGSGLGLHIVYNLVTQKLLGEIECKSELGVGTKFIIKLPLQIDSQP, encoded by the coding sequence TGGCTTCTCACAAACTTACCTTAGAAGAGTTTTTGGCAACCGGTATTAAAATAACCCGAGCTTTAGGCGACCTTCATCAACATAATATTATTCATAAAGATATCAACCCGAGCAATATTATTATTAACTCGACAACAGGCCTAGTTCAAATCATAGATTTTGGCATTTCTACTGTTTTAAATCGTGAGAATCCTACCCTAAAAAATCCTAATGTTTTAGAAGGCACTCTGAGCTATATATCGCCGGAACAAACAGGCAGAATGAACCGAGCGATCGACTACCGCACGGACTTTTACTCATTAGGAGTCACTTTTTACGAACTGCTAACGGGGCAACTGCCATGCGATTATAACGATGCAATGGAATTAGTCCATTGGCATATTGCTAAACAAGCAGTACCGCCCCATGAAATCAAGGCAGAAATAGAAATTCCTAAAGCCGTTTCTGATATAGTAATGAAGCTGTTAGAAAAAACTGCTGAAAAAAGATACCAAAGTGCTTGGGGAATCATCGTAGATTTAGAAGAATGCCTGGAACAACTACAGGCTAAAGGAACGATTGTAGATTTTGCGATCGCCCAAAAAGATATTACAGATAAGTTTCAAATTCCCCAAAAACTTTATGGTAGAGAACGCGAAATAGAAACCTTATTAGCAGCCTTCCAGCGCGTCAGCAAGGGCCCAACAGAAATTATGTTAGTGTCGGGTTACTCTGGCATTGGCAAATCCGCCTTAGTGCAAGAAGTTTATAAACCTATTACAAAGGCAAACGGTTATTTTATTGCCGGAAAATTCGATCAATTTCAACGCAATGTTCCTTATGCGGGTGTTGTCAAAGCTTTTGGGTCATTAGTCAAGCAACTATTAACTGAGAGCGAAACGCAACTCACCACTTGGAAAGAAAAACTTTTAGCGGCGTTTGGTGATAACGGTCAAATCATTATAGATGTCATTCCCGACGTAGAACTCATTGTTGGCAAACAGCCACCCGTCCAAGAGTTAGGTGCTACGGAAGCGCAAAATCGTTTTAATTTAGTATTTCAAAAATTTATCCGGGTGTTTTGTTGTGTCGAGCATCCCTTAGTCATTTTTCTAGACGATTTGCAATGGGCTGACTCCGCTACTTTGAAACTGCTGCAAGTAATGATGGCAGATGAGGAAACGAAATATTTATTTCTACTTGGAGCTTATCGAGATAACGAAGTGAGCCCCACGCATCCTCTGATAATGACGCTGGATGGGTTGCAAAAGCAAGATGTTACTATTAACCAAATTACCTTAACTCCCTTAGATATCGAACATATCGCTAATTTGATTGCTGATACTGTGCGTAGAGATAGAGGAGCGGTCATACCCCTAGCTGAGTTAGTCGTTGGAAAAACTCAAGGCAATCCTTTTTTTGTCAATCAGTTTCTCAGAAGTCTCTATGAAGAAAAACTACTAAATTTCCATTTTCAGCAAAGAAGCTGGGATTGGAAAATTTCAGAAATCGAAGCAGTAGGTATTACCGATAACGTGGTTGAGTTGATGGTCGGGAAATTGAGAAAGATGCCAGGCTCAACTCAACAGATTTTACGGTTAGCCGCTTGTGTGGGCAATAGTTTTGACTTAAACACTCTGTCAATTGTTAATGAAAAATCTACCGCCGAAACTTTTAAAGAGCTAGTGTCCGCGATCCAAGATGGGTTAATTTTAGCCACTTCTGAATTAGGCACGACAGAAGAAGAAATTATTCAGTCTCATCTAATCATTACTACTTACAAGTTTTTGCACGATCGCGTGCAACAAGCAGCCTATGCTCTGATTGAGGAAAGTTCTAAAAAAACAGTTCACTTACAAATCGGTCGCCTGCTTTGGCAAAATACCTCGACAGAGAAGCGAACGGAAGACATATTTGCGATCGTCGATCATTTGAATCTAGGAATTGAAGGGGTGGCCGATCAATCCGAACGAACTGAAATTGCTAAACTCAATTTAATTGCCGGTCAAAAAGCCAAAGCAGCTACAGCCCATGAGTCTGCGCTTAAATATTTGCAAGCAGGGTTGGGACTGTTAGTAGAAGATAGCTGGACTTATCAGTATAAATTAACATTAGCGCTGCATGAGGAAGCAGCAGAGACAGCTTTTTTGAGCGGTGATTTTGAAGTAATGCTGAGATTTGTTGAGAGGGTGCAAAACTGCGCTAAAACGCTACTGGACACAGTAAAAGTGTATGAAGTCCAGATTCAAGCTTACGTGGGACAGAACAGGGTGCTAGAAGCCGTTAATACAGCGCTACAAGTTTTAAAGCTGTTAGGGGTGGAGTTTCCCCAAGAGCCGAACCCGTCAGATATTGGGCAGGCAGTAGGGGAAACTGCGACAATTTTGAACGGGAAGCGAATTGAGGATTTAATTGACTTGCCTCAAATGAGCGATCCGTATAAACTAGCAGCCATGAAACTTTTATCAAGTATCTTTGCTCCTGCATACATTGTTGCTCCTGCACTGTTGCCCTTGACGGTATGCAAACAAGTAGATTTATCCGTCCAATATGGCAATGCTTCCGTTTCTCCCTTTGCCTATGCCAATTATGGTTTTCTTCTTTGTGGAGTTTTAGGAGATATTGACTCAGGTTATCAGTTCGGTCAATTAGCTTTAAGTCTAGTCTCCAAGTTAAATGCTCAAGAAATCAAAGCCAAGACAGCCTTCATAGTAAATCTATTTATCCGACATTGCAAAGAGAATCTGAGAGAAACCTTAGAGCCTTTAGTATCAGTTTACTCTAGCGGACTGGAGACGGGAGATTTAGAATATGCAGGCTATGGTTTAATGGTGTACTCCTATTTCGCTTACTTTAGCGGCAAAGAACTGACTGTCCTTGAAAAAGAGATGGGAACTTACAGAGATGCTGCTCATAAAATCAAGCAAAAAACAGCGCTTAATTATATAGAAACCTATTGGCAGACTACCTTAAACTTGCTGGGAAAAAGTGAAAATCCCTTCCTTCTAAAGGGTGAAGCCTGCGATGAGGATCTGAAGTTGCCATTGTACGAGCAAGCAAACGACAAAGTGGGAGTTGCATACATATATTTGAATAAAATTTTACTTTGTTATTGGTTGGAAAATTACTCGGAAGCAATTGAGAATACTGCTAGAATAGAGAAGTATTTAGATGCAATGGTAGGAATGCCCGTTGTTCCTGTCTTCCATTTTTACGATTCTTTAGTAAGGTTCGCGGTGTATTATGATACTCCACAGTCAGAGCAAGAGGGTATTCTTGACAGAGTAAAAGCTAATCAAGAAAAAATGCAGAACTGGGCGCATCATGCTCCAATGAATTATCTGCACAAATTCTATCTAGTAGAGGCAGAACGGCATCGGGTTTTAGACGAAAAAATAGAAGCGATTGAGATGTACGACAAGGCTATTGCCCTTGCCAAAGAAAACGAGTATATCAACGAGGAAGCACTTGCTCACGAACTTGCTGCCAAATTCTACCTGTCATGGGGTAAAGAAACGATCGCCCAAGTTTATATGCAAAACGCTCATTATAGCTACCAAGTTTGGGGTGCTGTAGCTAAAGTCGAGCATTTAGAAGAAAAATACCCCCAATTACTAACTCGAACATCAGCCAAGACAACAACTCAAACAAAAGCTAACCGAAAAACAACTACCACGCCTACTACCACTAGCACTAATTTGGGAGAAACGCTAGATTTAGCCACAGTAATGAAAGCTTCCCAAGCAATTTCAGGTGAAATAGTTTTGAGTAAGCTACTAGAAAGATTGATGAAAATTGCCATCGAAAATGCAGGCGCCCAAAAAGGATTTTTAATTTTAGAAAAAGCAGGAAACTGGGCCATCGAGGCTGAAGGTTCCGTGAACGAGGATGAAATTAGCGTGCTGCGCTCGCATCCCCTCAATGCAGAAGCAGCTTCTGGGGAAACGCCAAAACTCGCAAGTGCGATCGCCCACTACGTCATCCGCACCCAGGAAAACGTAGTTTTAAATAACGCCACCCAAGAGGGACAATTTACCCGCGATCCTTATATAGCAGCCACTCAACCCAAATCGATTCTCTGCACACCTCTGCTGCACTCCTGCAAACTGACAGGCATTCTTTACCTAGAAAATAACCTCACAGAAGGAGCTTTCACTACAGATAGACTAGAACTGTTAAAATTGTTATCGGCCCAAATAGCCATTTCCATTGAAAATGCCCAACTCTACAATAACTTGCAGGAGTTCAATCAAAACTTAGAGCAATTAGTCAGCGATCGCACCCACGAATTATCTAACGCCTTAGATAACTTAAAAGCTACTCAAAGTAAGCTAGTGGAAGCAGAAAAAATGGCATCGCTGGGAGGATTAGTTGCAGGCGTCGCCCACGAAATTAATACTCCCATCGGCGTTGGTGTCACCGTTGCGTCAGCTTTAGCAGAACATACTACAGAATTTGCTTCTACTTATAACAGTGGCAAAATGAAACGCTCGGAACTCGAAGAATTTTTAGAGATAGCCACCACTAGCAGCAACTCTCTTCTAACTAATCTAAATCAGGCAGCAGCGTTGATTCGGAGCTTTAAAGAAGTGGCAGTCGATCGCTCTAGCGAAGAACGACGAACTTTCGGCGTCAGAAATTATCTGGATGAAATTTTAATCCAATTAAAACCAAAATTGAGAAATAGCAAACATTCGATCGAAATTAAAGGAGACACCAAGATTGCCATAGATTCTTATCCAGGTGCTTTATCCCAAGTTGTCACAAATTTACTGATGAACTCTCTGATTCACGCTTACGAACCGGGCGCTACTGGAAAGCTGGCTTTTGATTGTCAGCAAGAGGGCAATCGAGTTAGATTTGAATATTCCGATGATGGTCAAGGCATTCCCCCTGAAAATTTAAGTAAAATTTTCGAGCCATTCTTTACTACTAAACGCGGTCAGGGTGGTAGCGGGTTGGGATTGCATATTGTCTACAATTTAGTTACCCAAAAACTTCTGGGTGAAATAGAATGTAAAAGTGAGCTCGGAGTAGGCACCAAATTTATTATTAAGCTACCCCTCCAAATCGATTCACAACCCTAG